A window from Pseudomonas alloputida encodes these proteins:
- the paaC gene encoding 1,2-phenylacetyl-CoA epoxidase subunit PaaC, which produces MHKEALIPYLLLLGDSALVQGQRLCEWCGRAPAIEEELALMNVGLDLVGQARNWLEYAAELLDDGRDADALAFRRDERAYRNLLLVEQPNGDFAVTMTKQFLYDAWHFAVLQGLVESSDARIAGIAAKALKEVTYHLRRSSEWVQRLGGGTDASRQRMLAAVPALWRFTVELAAGSDNEVRLAECGIAADPATVGATWLKQVAATFASVELPLPKAASHFYLDGRKGLHTEHLGLLLAEMQFLPRAYPDATW; this is translated from the coding sequence ATGCATAAAGAAGCCCTTATCCCCTACCTGCTGTTGCTCGGCGACAGCGCCCTGGTCCAGGGCCAGCGCCTCTGCGAATGGTGTGGCCGTGCCCCGGCCATCGAGGAAGAGCTGGCCCTGATGAACGTCGGCCTCGATCTGGTCGGCCAGGCCCGCAACTGGCTGGAGTATGCCGCCGAGCTGCTCGACGATGGCCGAGATGCCGATGCCCTGGCGTTCCGCCGTGACGAGCGCGCCTACCGCAACCTGCTGCTGGTCGAGCAACCCAACGGTGATTTTGCCGTGACCATGACCAAGCAGTTCCTCTACGACGCGTGGCACTTCGCCGTGCTGCAGGGGTTGGTCGAGTCCAGCGATGCGCGAATCGCGGGGATTGCCGCCAAGGCCCTGAAGGAAGTCACCTACCACCTGCGCCGGTCCAGCGAATGGGTACAACGTCTGGGCGGTGGTACCGATGCCAGCCGCCAGCGCATGCTCGCCGCCGTCCCGGCACTGTGGCGCTTCACCGTCGAACTCGCTGCTGGCAGCGACAACGAAGTCCGTCTGGCGGAATGCGGTATCGCCGCCGACCCAGCGACCGTCGGCGCCACCTGGCTGAAGCAGGTCGCCGCGACGTTTGCTTCGGTCGAACTGCCGCTGCCCAAGGCCGCCAGCCACTTCTACCTGGATGGCCGCAAAGGCCTGCACACCGAGCATCTGGGCCTGCTGCTGGCCGAAATGCAGTTCCTGCCAAGGGCCTACCCCGATGCAACCTGGTGA
- the paaE gene encoding 1,2-phenylacetyl-CoA epoxidase subunit PaaE encodes MSQFHSLTIKQVRNETRDAVSIAFDVPEHLQGQFRFTQGQYLVMRTQLDNEEVRRSYSICSAVQDGELRVAVKRVPGGRFSAFANEVLKAGQQLEVMPPSGSFFVPLDPARQGNYLGVAAGSGITPILSIIATTLASEPHSRFTLLYGNRSSSGALFRDKLEDLKNRYLDRLNLIFVFSREQQDVDLYNGRIDADKCGQLFSRWLDVAGLDAAFICGPQAMTETVRDSLQANGMAKERIHFELFAAAGSEARREAREAARQVDSALSHITVISDGRALSFDLPRNTQNVLDAGNAIGAELPYSCKAGVCSTCKCRVIEGEVEMDSNHALEDYEVAAGYVLSCQTYPVSDKVVLDFDQL; translated from the coding sequence ATGAGCCAGTTTCACAGCCTGACCATCAAGCAAGTGCGCAATGAGACCCGTGATGCGGTATCGATTGCCTTCGATGTGCCCGAGCACCTGCAGGGCCAGTTCCGCTTCACTCAGGGCCAGTACCTGGTCATGCGTACCCAGCTGGACAACGAAGAAGTCCGCCGCTCCTACTCCATCTGCAGCGCCGTGCAGGACGGCGAGCTGCGCGTGGCCGTCAAGCGCGTGCCGGGCGGGCGCTTCTCAGCGTTTGCCAATGAAGTGCTCAAGGCCGGTCAGCAGCTGGAAGTGATGCCGCCATCGGGTAGCTTCTTCGTGCCTTTGGACCCGGCTCGCCAGGGCAACTATCTGGGGGTAGCTGCCGGCAGCGGCATCACCCCGATACTGTCGATCATCGCCACTACGCTGGCCAGCGAGCCGCACAGCCGTTTCACCTTGCTGTACGGCAACCGCTCCAGTTCGGGGGCGCTGTTCCGCGACAAGCTCGAAGACCTGAAAAACCGTTACCTCGACCGCTTGAACCTGATTTTCGTGTTCAGCCGCGAACAGCAGGATGTCGACCTGTACAACGGCCGCATCGACGCCGACAAATGCGGCCAGCTGTTTTCGCGCTGGCTGGACGTTGCCGGCCTGGACGCGGCGTTCATCTGCGGCCCGCAGGCGATGACCGAGACCGTGCGTGACAGCCTGCAGGCCAACGGCATGGCCAAGGAACGCATTCACTTCGAGCTGTTCGCCGCCGCCGGCAGCGAGGCCCGCCGCGAAGCCCGTGAGGCGGCACGCCAGGTGGATTCGGCGCTTAGCCATATCACCGTGATCAGCGACGGCCGGGCGCTGAGCTTCGACCTGCCGCGCAACACCCAGAACGTGCTGGACGCCGGCAATGCCATCGGCGCCGAGCTGCCCTACTCGTGCAAGGCCGGCGTGTGCTCCACCTGCAAGTGCCGAGTGATCGAGGGCGAAGTGGAGATGGACAGCAACCATGCCCTCGAAGACTACGAAGTGGCGGCCGGGTATGTGCTGTCGTGCCAGACCTACCCGGTGAGTGACAAGGTGGTGCTGGACTTTGACCAGCTGTAG
- the paaA gene encoding 1,2-phenylacetyl-CoA epoxidase subunit PaaA, protein MYAQLVETGVKRIKSLEEMSPEERNFQEKIDAEIKIEAKNWMPEAYRQTLIRQISQHAHSEIVGMLPEGNWVTRAPSLKRKLQLMAKIQDEAGHGLYLYSAMETLGADRDEEIAKLHSGKAKYSSIFNYPTLSWADMGAVGWLVDGAAIVNQVVLQRTSYGPYSRAMIRICKEESFHQRQGYEMLLTMMRQGTQAQRDMVQDAINRLWWPALMMFGPSDEHSPNSAQSMAWKIKRQTNDELRQRFIDQTVPQLELLGCTAPDPELKWNAERGHYDFGEIQWDEFYEVIKGNGPCNLERVATRRKAIEDGAWVREAAVAYARKQQNKNAA, encoded by the coding sequence ATGTACGCACAGCTAGTGGAAACCGGAGTCAAGCGCATCAAGTCGCTGGAAGAGATGTCCCCCGAGGAACGCAACTTCCAGGAAAAGATCGACGCCGAAATCAAGATCGAAGCCAAGAACTGGATGCCCGAGGCCTACCGCCAGACCCTCATCCGGCAGATCTCCCAGCACGCCCACTCTGAAATCGTCGGCATGCTGCCCGAAGGCAACTGGGTCACCCGTGCCCCCAGCCTCAAGCGCAAACTGCAGCTGATGGCCAAGATTCAGGACGAAGCCGGCCACGGCCTTTACCTGTACAGCGCCATGGAAACCCTGGGGGCTGACCGCGACGAAGAAATCGCCAAACTGCACAGCGGCAAGGCCAAGTACTCGAGCATCTTCAACTACCCCACCCTCAGCTGGGCCGACATGGGCGCTGTGGGCTGGCTGGTGGACGGCGCCGCCATCGTCAACCAGGTGGTACTGCAGCGCACCTCTTACGGCCCCTACTCCCGCGCGATGATCCGTATCTGCAAGGAAGAGAGCTTCCACCAGCGCCAGGGCTACGAAATGCTCCTGACCATGATGCGCCAGGGCACCCAAGCCCAGCGCGACATGGTTCAGGACGCCATCAACCGCCTGTGGTGGCCGGCGCTGATGATGTTCGGCCCGAGCGATGAACACTCGCCCAACAGCGCCCAGTCGATGGCCTGGAAGATCAAACGCCAGACCAACGACGAACTGCGCCAGCGCTTCATCGACCAGACCGTGCCGCAGCTGGAACTGCTTGGCTGCACTGCGCCTGACCCTGAGCTGAAGTGGAACGCCGAGCGCGGCCACTACGACTTTGGCGAAATCCAGTGGGACGAGTTCTACGAAGTGATCAAGGGCAATGGCCCATGCAACCTGGAGCGTGTCGCCACCCGGCGCAAGGCCATCGAGGACGGCGCCTGGGTACGCGAGGCCGCAGTGGCCTATGCGCGCAAGCAACAGAACAAGAACGCCGCCTGA
- a CDS encoding DUF485 domain-containing protein, which yields MTPERIESIANHPDFQHLVRRKRRLNGSLTLAMLVVYYGFVLLVAFSPSTLGQSLSGGVTTVGMLVGVLMVLLSFALTGIYVHRANNVLDPLNDKVKQECAQ from the coding sequence ATGACACCCGAACGCATAGAAAGCATCGCCAACCACCCCGATTTCCAGCACCTGGTGCGGCGCAAGCGCCGCCTCAACGGCAGCCTGACCCTGGCCATGCTGGTGGTCTACTACGGCTTCGTCCTGCTGGTTGCGTTTTCGCCCAGCACCCTCGGCCAGTCCCTCAGCGGCGGCGTAACCACGGTCGGCATGCTGGTGGGCGTGTTGATGGTGCTGCTGTCCTTTGCCCTGACCGGCATCTATGTGCACCGCGCCAACAACGTGCTCGACCCGCTCAACGACAAGGTCAAGCAGGAGTGCGCACAATGA
- a CDS encoding OprD family porin, translating to MNRTHFLSAAWLATVALPMPALADFIGDSHARLELRNHYINRDFRQSNAPQAKAEEWGQGFTAKLESGFTEGPVGFGVDALGQLGIKLDSSRDRRNTGLLPFGPNSHEPVDDYSELGLTGKVRVSKSTLRLGTLQPILPVVVYNDTRLLASSFQGGLLTSQDLDGLTFNAGRLTKANLRDSSGRDDIGYGAASSDHLDFGGGSYAITPQTTVSYYYAKLQDIYRQQFVGLIDTRPLAEGVSLRSDLRYFDSRNDGAERAGNIDNRNFNAMFTLGVRAHKFTATWQQMSGDSAFPFVNGGDPFTVNLVTYNTFTRAGLDSWQVRYDYDFVAMGIPGLSFMTRYTDGRHAETATVTNGRERERDTDITYVIQSGPFKDVSLRWRNVTFRSGNGLTNAVDENRLIIGYTLALW from the coding sequence ATGAACCGCACACACTTCCTGTCAGCCGCCTGGCTGGCCACCGTTGCCCTGCCGATGCCCGCGCTGGCCGACTTCATCGGCGACAGCCATGCACGCCTGGAGCTGCGCAACCACTACATCAACCGTGATTTCCGCCAGAGCAACGCCCCGCAGGCCAAGGCCGAGGAATGGGGCCAAGGCTTTACCGCCAAGCTCGAATCGGGCTTTACCGAGGGCCCGGTCGGCTTTGGCGTGGATGCCCTGGGCCAGTTGGGCATCAAGCTCGACTCCAGCCGCGACCGTCGCAACACCGGCCTGCTGCCTTTTGGCCCGAACAGTCACGAACCGGTCGACGACTACAGCGAGCTGGGCCTGACCGGCAAGGTACGTGTGTCCAAGAGCACCTTGCGGCTGGGCACCTTGCAGCCGATCCTGCCGGTGGTGGTGTACAACGACACCCGCCTGCTGGCGTCCAGCTTCCAGGGTGGCCTGCTCACCAGTCAGGACCTCGATGGCCTCACCTTCAATGCCGGACGCCTGACCAAGGCCAACCTGCGTGACTCCTCTGGCCGCGACGACATCGGCTATGGCGCTGCCAGCAGTGACCACCTGGACTTTGGTGGTGGCAGCTACGCCATCACCCCGCAAACCACGGTCAGCTATTACTACGCCAAGCTCCAGGACATCTACCGTCAGCAGTTCGTCGGTCTGATCGACACCCGCCCGCTGGCAGAAGGTGTGAGCCTGCGCAGTGACCTGCGCTACTTCGACAGCCGCAACGACGGTGCCGAGCGTGCCGGCAACATCGACAACCGTAACTTCAACGCCATGTTCACCCTGGGCGTGCGGGCGCACAAGTTCACCGCCACCTGGCAGCAGATGTCCGGTGACAGCGCCTTCCCGTTCGTCAACGGCGGCGACCCGTTCACCGTCAACCTGGTCACCTACAACACCTTCACCCGCGCCGGGCTGGACTCTTGGCAAGTGCGCTACGACTACGACTTCGTTGCCATGGGCATCCCCGGCCTGAGTTTCATGACCCGCTATACCGACGGTCGCCACGCGGAAACTGCCACCGTGACCAATGGCCGTGAGCGCGAGCGCGACACCGACATCACGTATGTCATCCAGAGTGGCCCGTTCAAGGACGTCAGCCTGCGCTGGCGCAATGTCACCTTCCGCTCCGGCAACGGCCTGACCAACGCCGTGGACGAAAACCGCCTGATCATCGGCTACACCCTGGCGCTGTGGTAA
- the paaH gene encoding 3-hydroxyacyl-CoA dehydrogenase PaaH: protein MAALASNVQVAVIGAGAMGAGIAQVAAQAGHPVKLYDNRPGAAAQAVTGIDRQLARLVDKGKLLAAERETINARLCPVDTLEALADAGLVIEAIVENLQVKQALFSQLETLCAADCILASNTSSLSITSLAAGLERPQHVVGMHFFNPAPLMALVEVVSGLATDPAVAACIYATAQAWGKQPVHARSTPGFIVNRVARPFYAESLRLLQEGAADCASLDALMRDSGGFRMGAFELTDLIGHDVNYAVTCSVFDAFYGDFRFQPSLVQKELVDAGHLGRKTGQGFYRYAEGVERPQPAELHSSACAEACVVEGNLGVMQPLVERLRQSGIAVTQRAGSGLIQVGDATLALSDGRLASQRAREDGLRNLVLLDLALDYSSATRIAISWSADTSDSARDQAVALLQRAGLKVTGVADLPGLVVLRTVAMLANEAADAVLQGVGSAADIDLAMRAGVNYPCGPLAWAANIGIAHTLRVLDNLQCSYGESRYRPSLLLRRCEAKGGTLHD from the coding sequence ATGGCCGCACTCGCAAGCAATGTGCAGGTGGCGGTGATCGGTGCCGGCGCCATGGGCGCCGGTATCGCCCAGGTCGCGGCCCAGGCCGGCCACCCCGTCAAGCTCTACGATAACCGCCCGGGTGCTGCCGCCCAGGCGGTGACGGGTATCGATCGCCAACTGGCCCGGCTGGTGGACAAAGGAAAGTTACTGGCCGCTGAACGCGAAACGATCAATGCCCGCCTGTGCCCGGTCGATACACTCGAAGCCTTGGCAGATGCCGGCCTGGTGATTGAAGCCATCGTCGAAAACCTGCAGGTGAAGCAGGCGCTGTTCAGTCAGCTCGAAACCCTGTGCGCGGCCGACTGTATCCTTGCCAGCAATACTTCGTCACTGTCCATCACCAGCCTCGCCGCTGGCCTTGAACGCCCGCAGCACGTGGTCGGTATGCACTTCTTCAACCCGGCACCGCTGATGGCGCTTGTCGAGGTGGTGTCGGGCCTGGCAACCGACCCTGCAGTCGCCGCATGCATCTACGCCACTGCCCAGGCCTGGGGCAAGCAGCCGGTCCATGCGCGCTCTACACCGGGCTTCATCGTCAACCGGGTAGCGCGGCCGTTCTATGCCGAAAGCCTGCGCCTGCTGCAGGAAGGTGCCGCCGATTGCGCCAGCCTGGATGCGCTGATGCGTGACTCGGGTGGCTTCCGCATGGGGGCGTTCGAGCTGACCGACCTGATTGGCCATGACGTCAATTACGCTGTCACCTGTTCCGTATTCGATGCTTTCTATGGCGATTTCCGCTTCCAGCCTTCGCTGGTGCAGAAGGAACTGGTAGACGCCGGTCACCTGGGGCGCAAGACCGGCCAAGGCTTCTATCGCTATGCCGAAGGCGTCGAGCGCCCGCAGCCGGCCGAACTGCACAGCTCCGCCTGCGCAGAGGCCTGCGTTGTCGAGGGCAACCTGGGGGTGATGCAGCCGCTGGTCGAGCGCCTTCGCCAAAGCGGCATTGCCGTGACCCAGCGCGCCGGTAGTGGCCTGATCCAGGTGGGCGACGCCACCCTGGCCCTGTCCGACGGCCGCCTGGCCAGCCAACGTGCCCGTGAGGACGGGCTGCGCAACCTGGTGCTGCTCGACCTTGCGCTGGACTACAGCAGCGCCACGCGCATTGCCATCAGCTGGTCAGCGGATACCAGCGACAGCGCCCGTGACCAGGCCGTAGCCCTGCTGCAGCGTGCCGGCCTGAAAGTGACCGGTGTCGCCGACCTGCCCGGCCTGGTGGTACTGCGCACCGTGGCAATGCTTGCCAACGAGGCCGCCGATGCGGTGCTTCAGGGCGTCGGCAGCGCCGCCGACATCGACCTGGCCATGCGCGCCGGCGTCAATTACCCCTGCGGCCCGCTGGCCTGGGCGGCGAACATCGGTATTGCCCATACCCTGCGCGTGCTCGACAACCTGCAGTGCAGCTATGGCGAGAGCCGCTACCGCCCTTCCCTGTTGTTACGCCGCTGTGAAGCCAAAGGAGGCACCCTACATGACTGA
- the paaD gene encoding 1,2-phenylacetyl-CoA epoxidase subunit PaaD: MQPGELIAGDRGARAQQGDDVARAWAVLGQVMDPEVPVVSVVDLGIVRDVDWRAGHLHLVVTPTYSGCPATEVIEGDIRQALEQAGFSAPELERRLTPAWSTDWITELGRERLRAYGIAPPQGSASKRSLLGEAPQVCCPQCGSAHTELLSQFGSTACKALYRCRECLEPFDYFKCI, from the coding sequence ATGCAACCTGGTGAACTGATTGCCGGCGACCGCGGCGCACGGGCACAGCAAGGCGACGACGTGGCCCGTGCCTGGGCGGTATTGGGCCAGGTCATGGACCCTGAAGTGCCGGTGGTCAGCGTGGTCGACCTGGGGATCGTGCGCGATGTCGATTGGCGCGCCGGCCACCTGCACCTGGTGGTCACCCCGACCTACTCTGGCTGCCCGGCCACCGAAGTCATCGAAGGGGATATCCGCCAGGCGCTGGAACAGGCCGGCTTCAGCGCGCCAGAGCTGGAGCGCCGGCTGACCCCGGCCTGGAGCACCGACTGGATCACCGAACTGGGCCGCGAGCGCCTGCGCGCTTATGGCATTGCGCCGCCGCAAGGCAGCGCCAGCAAGCGCAGCCTGCTCGGCGAAGCCCCCCAGGTGTGCTGCCCGCAATGCGGCAGCGCCCATACCGAATTGCTCAGCCAGTTCGGCTCCACGGCCTGCAAGGCGCTGTACCGCTGCCGCGAGTGCCTGGAGCCATTCGACTATTTCAAATGCATTTGA
- the paaI gene encoding hydroxyphenylacetyl-CoA thioesterase PaaI: protein MTEEQLAQACADAMYARDPATQGLGISLLDAGPGRASLRMAVRADMIQGHGTCHGGFLFALADSAFAFACNSYDQATVALGCTIDYLAPALRDDVLTAHASEVSRKGRTGLYDVRIDNQRGELVAMFHGKSYKVRGTVLAQETQDE, encoded by the coding sequence ATGACTGAAGAGCAACTGGCACAAGCCTGTGCCGACGCCATGTACGCCCGCGACCCGGCCACCCAGGGCCTGGGTATCAGCCTGCTGGATGCCGGCCCGGGCCGGGCCAGCCTGCGCATGGCGGTACGTGCCGACATGATCCAGGGGCATGGCACCTGCCATGGCGGTTTCCTGTTCGCGTTGGCCGATTCGGCGTTCGCCTTCGCCTGCAATAGCTACGACCAGGCCACGGTGGCGCTGGGCTGCACCATCGACTACCTGGCCCCGGCGCTGCGCGATGACGTGCTCACCGCCCACGCCAGCGAAGTCAGCCGCAAAGGCCGCACCGGCCTGTACGACGTGCGCATCGACAACCAGCGCGGTGAGCTGGTGGCGATGTTCCATGGCAAATCCTACAAAGTGCGCGGCACCGTGCTGGCGCAGGAGACGCAAGATGAATGA
- the paaK gene encoding phenylacetate--CoA ligase PaaK, with translation MNMYHDADRALLDPMETASVDALRQHQLERLRWSLKHAYDNVPLCRQRFAEYGIHPDDLKCLEDLAKFPFTGKNDLRDNYPYGMFAVPQEEVVRLHASSGTTGKPTVVGYTQNDIDTWANVVARSIRAAGGRKGDKVHVSYGYGLFTGGLGAHYGAERLGCTVIPMSGGQTEKQVQLIRDFHPDIIMVTPSYMLNLADEIERQGIDPHDLKLRLGIFGAEPWTDELRRSIEQRMGINALDIYGLSEIMGPGVAMECIETKDGPTIWEDHFYPEIIDPATGEVLPDGQLGELVFTSLSKEALPMVRYRTRDLTRLLPGTARPMRRIGKITGRSDDMLIIRGVNVFPTQIEEQVLKIKQLSELYEIHLYRNGNLDSVQVHVELRAECQHLDEGQRKLVVGELSKQIKTYIGISTQVHLQPCGTLKRSEGKACHVFDRRLAS, from the coding sequence ATGAACATGTACCATGATGCCGATCGTGCCCTGCTGGACCCGATGGAAACCGCCAGCGTCGATGCCCTGCGCCAGCACCAGCTGGAGCGTCTGCGCTGGAGCCTGAAGCACGCCTACGACAATGTGCCGTTGTGCCGCCAGCGCTTTGCCGAGTACGGCATCCACCCTGATGACCTCAAGTGCCTGGAAGACCTGGCGAAGTTCCCCTTCACCGGCAAGAACGACCTGCGCGACAACTACCCCTACGGCATGTTTGCCGTGCCCCAGGAAGAAGTGGTGCGCCTGCATGCCTCCAGTGGCACCACCGGAAAGCCGACGGTGGTCGGCTACACCCAGAACGATATCGACACCTGGGCCAATGTGGTTGCCCGTTCGATTCGTGCGGCCGGCGGGCGCAAAGGTGACAAGGTGCATGTGTCCTACGGCTACGGGCTGTTCACCGGCGGGCTCGGCGCGCACTACGGTGCCGAACGCCTGGGCTGCACCGTGATCCCCATGTCCGGTGGCCAGACCGAAAAGCAGGTGCAGCTGATTCGCGACTTCCACCCCGACATCATCATGGTCACCCCGTCCTACATGCTCAACCTGGCTGATGAAATCGAGCGCCAGGGCATCGACCCGCACGACCTCAAGCTGCGCCTGGGCATTTTTGGTGCCGAGCCGTGGACCGATGAGCTGCGCCGCTCGATTGAGCAGCGTATGGGCATCAATGCCCTCGATATCTACGGCCTTTCGGAAATCATGGGGCCCGGGGTGGCAATGGAGTGCATAGAGACCAAGGACGGCCCGACCATCTGGGAAGACCACTTCTATCCCGAAATCATCGACCCTGCCACCGGCGAAGTGCTGCCGGATGGCCAACTGGGCGAGCTGGTATTCACCTCGCTGAGCAAGGAGGCATTGCCGATGGTGCGCTACCGCACCCGCGACCTCACCCGGCTGCTGCCGGGCACCGCTCGGCCGATGCGGCGGATCGGCAAGATCACCGGCCGCAGTGACGACATGCTGATCATTCGCGGGGTCAATGTGTTCCCGACTCAGATCGAGGAACAGGTGCTAAAAATAAAACAGCTTTCTGAGCTTTATGAGATTCATCTGTATCGCAATGGAAATCTGGACAGTGTCCAGGTGCACGTGGAGCTGCGTGCAGAGTGCCAGCACCTTGACGAGGGCCAGCGCAAGCTGGTTGTCGGGGAGTTGAGCAAGCAGATCAAGACTTACATCGGTATCAGCACCCAGGTGCACCTGCAGCCCTGCGGCACGCTCAAGCGCTCCGAGGGCAAGGCGTGCCACGTGTTCGACAGACGGTTGGCCAGCTGA
- the paaG gene encoding 2-(1,2-epoxy-1,2-dihydrophenyl)acetyl-CoA isomerase PaaG produces the protein MTFQHILFSIEDGVAFLSLNRPEQLNSFNTAMHLEVREALRQVRQSSDARVLLLTAEGRGFCAGQDLSDRNVAPGAEMPDLGQSIDKFYNPLVRTLRDLPLPVICAVNGVAAGAGANIPLACDLVLAARSASFIQAFCKIGLVPDSGGTWLLPRLVGMARAKALAMLGERLGAEQAEQWGLIYRVVDDAALRDEALTLARHLAAQPTYGLTLIKRSLNASFDNGFEAQLELERDLQRLAGRSEDYREGVNAFMNKRTPAFKGR, from the coding sequence ATGACTTTCCAGCACATCCTGTTTTCCATCGAGGACGGCGTTGCCTTCCTTTCATTGAACCGCCCCGAGCAGCTGAACAGCTTCAATACGGCCATGCACCTGGAGGTGCGCGAAGCGCTCAGACAAGTGCGCCAGAGCAGTGACGCGCGGGTGCTGCTGCTGACGGCTGAAGGCCGCGGCTTCTGCGCCGGCCAGGACCTGTCCGACCGCAACGTTGCCCCAGGCGCCGAGATGCCAGACCTGGGCCAGTCGATCGACAAGTTCTACAACCCGCTGGTGCGCACCCTGCGCGACCTGCCTTTGCCGGTGATATGTGCGGTCAACGGCGTGGCGGCCGGTGCCGGTGCCAACATTCCCTTGGCCTGCGACCTGGTGCTGGCCGCCCGCTCGGCCAGTTTCATCCAGGCCTTCTGCAAGATCGGCCTGGTGCCGGACTCCGGCGGTACTTGGCTGCTGCCGCGCTTGGTCGGCATGGCCCGGGCCAAGGCGCTGGCCATGCTGGGCGAGCGCCTTGGCGCCGAACAGGCCGAGCAATGGGGGCTGATCTACCGCGTGGTGGATGATGCAGCGCTGCGTGATGAAGCCCTCACCCTCGCCCGCCACCTCGCCGCCCAGCCCACCTACGGCCTGACACTGATCAAGCGCAGCCTCAATGCCAGTTTCGACAATGGTTTTGAGGCGCAGCTGGAGCTGGAGCGCGACCTGCAGCGCCTGGCAGGGCGCAGCGAGGACTACCGCGAAGGCGTGAACGCCTTCATGAACAAACGCACGCCAGCCTTCAAGGGGCGCTGA
- the pcaF gene encoding 3-oxoadipyl-CoA thiolase produces MNEPTHADALIIDAVRTPIGRYAGALSSVRADDLAAIPLKALIQRHPELDWKAIDDVIFGCANQAGEDNRNVAHMASLLAGLPLEVPGTTINRLCGSGLDAIGNAARALRCGEAGLMLAGGVESMSRAPFVMGKSEQAFGRAAELFDTTIGWRFVNPLMKAAYGIDSMPETAENVAEQFGISRADQDAFALRSQHKAAAAQARGRLAREIVPVEIPQRKGPAKVVEHDEHPRGDTTLEQLARLGTPFREGGSVTAGNASGVNDGACALLLASSAAARRHGLKARGRIVGMAVAGVEPRLMGIGPVPATRKVLALTGLALADLDVIELNEAFAAQGLAVLRELGLADDDPRVNRNGGAIALGHPLGMSGARLVTTALHELEETAGRYALCTMCIGVGQGIAMIIERL; encoded by the coding sequence ATGAATGAACCGACCCACGCCGATGCCTTGATCATCGACGCCGTGCGCACGCCCATTGGCCGCTATGCCGGGGCCCTGAGCAGCGTGCGCGCCGACGACCTGGCGGCCATCCCGCTCAAAGCCTTGATCCAGCGTCACCCCGAACTGGACTGGAAAGCCATTGATGACGTTATCTTCGGCTGTGCCAACCAGGCTGGCGAAGACAACCGCAACGTGGCCCACATGGCGAGCCTGCTGGCCGGGCTGCCACTCGAAGTACCAGGGACCACGATCAACCGCCTGTGCGGTTCCGGTCTGGATGCCATCGGTAATGCGGCACGTGCCCTGCGCTGCGGTGAAGCGGGGCTCATGCTGGCCGGTGGTGTGGAGTCCATGTCGCGTGCACCGTTTGTGATGGGTAAGTCGGAGCAGGCATTCGGGCGTGCGGCCGAGCTGTTCGACACCACCATCGGCTGGCGTTTCGTCAACCCGCTGATGAAGGCCGCCTACGGCATCGATTCGATGCCGGAAACGGCTGAAAACGTGGCCGAACAGTTCGGCATCTCGCGCGCCGACCAGGATGCCTTTGCCCTGCGCAGCCAGCACAAAGCCGCAGCAGCTCAGGCCCGCGGCCGCCTGGCGCGGGAAATCGTGCCGGTCGAAATCCCGCAACGCAAAGGCCCAGCCAAAGTGGTCGAGCATGACGAGCACCCGCGCGGCGACACGACCCTGGAGCAGCTGGCTCGGCTCGGGACGCCGTTTCGTGAAGGCGGCAGCGTAACGGCGGGTAATGCCTCCGGCGTGAATGACGGCGCTTGCGCCCTGCTGCTGGCCAGCAGCGCCGCGGCCCGCCGCCATGGGTTGAAGGCCCGCGGCCGCATCGTCGGCATGGCGGTGGCCGGGGTTGAGCCCAGGCTGATGGGCATTGGTCCGGTGCCTGCGACCCGCAAGGTGCTGGCGCTCACCGGCCTGGCACTGGCTGACCTGGATGTCATCGAACTCAATGAGGCCTTTGCCGCCCAAGGGCTGGCCGTGTTGCGCGAGCTGGGCCTGGCCGACGACGACCCGCGAGTCAACCGCAACGGCGGCGCCATCGCCCTGGGCCATCCCCTGGGCATGAGCGGTGCCCGGTTGGTGACCACTGCCTTGCACGAGCTTGAAGAAACGGCCGGCCGCTACGCCCTGTGCACCATGTGCATCGGCGTAGGCCAAGGCATTGCCATGATCATCGAGCGCCTCTGA
- the paaB gene encoding 1,2-phenylacetyl-CoA epoxidase subunit PaaB: MSVWTLYEVFVRSKHGLNHKHVGSVHAADAAMAIENARELYTRRSEGVSLWVVPSALITASSPDEKDPLFAPSDDKVYRHASFYELPDEVGHM; the protein is encoded by the coding sequence ATGTCTGTCTGGACCCTCTACGAAGTGTTCGTGCGCAGCAAGCACGGCCTTAACCACAAACATGTCGGCAGCGTGCACGCCGCCGATGCCGCCATGGCCATCGAGAACGCCCGCGAGCTCTACACCCGCCGTAGCGAAGGTGTGAGTCTGTGGGTGGTGCCTTCGGCGCTGATCACCGCCTCCTCTCCCGACGAGAAAGACCCGCTGTTCGCCCCCTCGGACGACAAGGTCTATCGCCATGCCAGCTTCTACGAGCTGCCCGACGAAGTCGGACACATGTGA